A stretch of DNA from Ananas comosus cultivar F153 unplaced genomic scaffold, ASM154086v1, whole genome shotgun sequence:
CACCCGTCGTAGGCTCGTCTTTAACGTCTCTCTTTTAGAAAGTGAATCCTGCGCGAGGGGGCCGTTCTCTTCCTCTTTATCGATTAGTTGCAAAATTGTTCATAttcaaaaactatatatatatatagagtctggcttgGATACTTTGGATAGCatcaaggatttggtgctatcgacttttttaccgttaaatttaacccattgattatttttacctattagattatactattcaaccaaccaaccacccactcaatcctaaggagTCCACAttatcctaatcgcacatttttcaatccaaaggctaaaaaattaataacaccTATagtttgatactattgatagtatttcagcctagttctacatatatatatatatatatatatatatatatataaaatccaaCTGCTATTCTTTTAGGAGGATAGGGACCTTCTTtccatcaaattatttttagtgatatatataggagagaggagagagcacATTGTTTGTTCTAGAAAAGAGAGATCCCTCTATAAATACGTAGCCCAGAAACTGTGGAACAAACACATCTCttagctctctctttctctttaaaGTCTGAACATGGATTTGTTGAGAGGTTGGTTGAGTGGATGGGAGAATACCGAGATGAACCTTGTGAGAGGTTGTGCTCCTCCCCTGCTGAGCTCAGTAATCTTGTTGGTTGCTTTTCTAGTGTACTTCTATCTACCTTACTGGAGGGTGAGAGCCGTTCCAGGACCTCCCGCCACATTTCTCGTCGGACACCTCCCCGCGCTCGCCAAGTACGGTCCAGATATTCTGCGCGTCTTCGCTAAGGAGTACGGCCCAATATTTAGGTAACCAATTCACCTTTTTTTCACTCTAAATCacgttttatatatatatatatatatatatatatatatatatataaaacttgttGCGTTTTAGCGCTCAGTTGAATGAGAGGATTACAGACGAATTTAATTTATGACGAAGAAACTGAACTGAGCGCAGGTTCCACATGGGGAGGCAACCGTTGGTAATCGTGGCGGATGCGGAGCTGTGCAAGGAGGTGGGTATCAAGAAGTTCAAGGATATCAAGAACAGGAGCAGCCCCCCTCCCACCGTTGGATCTCCTCTCCACCAAGATGCGCTCTTTCTAACAAGGTACTCTTTACAAAATacttcaaataaattattaaatatatattttttaaaaaattctaatgcTGCTTGTGCACCTACTACTTTGTATGTATGTTACATCCCAGTTGATAAATCCGTTTTAGGTTTATAatgcgaaaaaaaataaaaaaaattgataagaccactttcagaagaaaataaataaataagatgtaCAGTTTaattataatctatatatagatTCATAGATAGTAATACTCATAGATTATATATTgtgccaaatatttttaaaattctaagaaATTATGCAGCCAAGGAGTAGAACTGGCAACAAATACCTCTGCCCGCATATGTCCGGATTTCTTCGGGTGAATTTTGTGACGATCCAATAGTTTCatatataatgaaaaagaaattataattgaGAATATAGAGAACGGAAGCTCTTATACTAATAAATAGACTAAAGCATTTGGATCCAGTGGTTTGGATATagcaaattattattactagcagaAGAGCCAGTAGTATGTAATTTTATGTTACAActgagtttaagcattttggtcgAATAGTTTGAACTTTAGGATTTATGATTGCTAATATAActgaacttaaatattttgagctAATGATTTTgacccaacgaattattattactaacagGACAGAGCCGTTACAAATTTTCAATCAGCTGAAATAGAATCCCTACAAAACTTTCTTTAAAGTAGGAAGTTAGAATACTTGGTTACTACCATATGTCTTGGGCGATGGGTATTTATATTGATGattaatatagttaaatataatattaatcttTTTGACGGTTTATTGGCtcgattttgtaatttttcaatatcatttgcattttaattatatgattttaGATTCATCTTAtattaatctttaaaaatagTCAATTTTAGAGACCACTTGGATACTAATAA
This window harbors:
- the LOC109704046 gene encoding cytochrome P450 711A1-like; protein product: MDLLRGWLSGWENTEMNLVRGCAPPLLSSVILLVAFLVYFYLPYWRVRAVPGPPATFLVGHLPALAKYGPDILRVFAKEYGPIFRFHMGRQPLVIVADAELCKEVGIKKFKDIKNRSSPPPTVGSPLHQDALFLTRYSLQNTSNKLLNIYFLKNSNAACAPTTLYVCYIPVDKSVLGL